The genome window TTCGGCAACACCTTAACACAATACATGCTCTCTCGTGGGGTGCCAGAGTACCCTGActatgatgaggtagtggaggATCCCGCAACATTGTTAGACATCACATCCATGCTAGAACCCACATCCAAGCTCACCCAAGCTGCTAGGAATGAGAGGGACGAAAATTTTAACAGGTATCTTTACAAATCCCTCAATGTTATTATGAGCAAGCTTGGGGTGTCAGATGGGGAGCGCGCGCAGATGCGAAGTGATATCTCCAGTTCTTCCAAGGAGATGTTGGGCATAGCACCAGGCAATCCCGTtcatccatctgaggatgaaaacaCTGACGAAGAATCTGATAATGCGGATGATGATGACGATATGGGACCAATGACTTTGGTACCCTTTGGGGATGATGATGCGCACATTGCCGCCGCTGGTTGGCATCCTGATGAGGCAGACTCTGACTAACAGGGAGTTCTTTCTTTCCACCTTACTTTATTTTCGAATTTATTTAGCATCGGGGACTATGCCTtatttaagtgtagggtggaAGGAATACTCCTTGAATTGAAATTTttagtgttattattattttataatttttttttctttcaccttttagcttagtttaagactgacatataaaaaaaaaaaaaccaaagacttcccgacgatggatctattgGACACTTTTCCTGAGGGATGAAAAGTctgattaaaaataccaaaaagattctctttgttttacttttgatcgttaggtagtatcccttagtttttctttggacgccggttcttttccaagggtgtagctcgaaccgggtgttttgttttatttctttttagaagtaggataagggagaaaactgagattgatctgaggtacctgttgACATCTTTGGTGTTGGTAAATTAAGTTAGGGCATGCGCTCTGTCTTCCTGCGtatatgatttgaattgtaatgcccAAGTAAATCAAAGTAGCTTACTCTTTGACGCCGTTTTCTCAGTTGATTGACTTGTATACCACCTAGCGCAGTGTTGCTTAAAGATCCTCAACTTGatatgcttgcttgacttgagagtcgCACAAAACCGTCTTGAGTGAGtcaagtgccatgtgtgtgtaaggattgttAATATTCTGTGCTACCCtgtatagtctagaacttgccccgtgtgttaatcaacgcgaaatcattaagttgtgctagtctaggagatgacataggcgtttcttgcttgaccataaaGGTGCTTGTCACTGACAGATAAAATTTTCCcattgctagcccctttgagcctatagaccgtttccttggcaaccacattacaagccgtaatcctaattgttcttaaggtGAGATCGTCGAACCTTAACCTCCTGAGGCACTTAGTTGCTAAAAGTagtaaggtgagagattaggAAGTGGCTTCCGAGTGGAACCATGAAAGGGTCCCtaaggtgcactaaaattgtgaataaaggtcactagtttatgaacttcaatgtatggagtgtgttatttaaaaaaaaaaaagttcaaatAATGAAGAAAGATACACACCTCCTAATCTCTCTCACTAGTGCTAGTGAATCTATAGAGATGCTTGATGGAAAAGAGGCTATGTTATttatggtgtatgacaagtgaatgggttgagaagatattgcgcttgaattatgagtatagtgtattaaagtgcttaggagggttagtcactactcccaaatgtatcctacccgtcccttagcctacattacaaccttaaagtcctaattgatcctacaGTTAGCtaacttagattagtagagatgtaaaAGGTAGGGTGAAttgattgaattaattgtgaagtCCTCTTTAGTGCTCAgatagttccattgctcgaggacgagcaagaatttaagtgtggggtgttgataatcgGTTTAATGAATGCATATTTTGGtatatatcgcctcacattttgTTCACGTCTCGatgatttgagatgtttaatatgattgtttgtgctaaattttggtatttctatgtgtaggaatcattcggatgaaatttgggacgaaagggcgcgaattggagcgaaatcggaACAAAATTGCAGAAATGGAAGTTGAGCACCACAGACAGCGTGGGGCGCTCGTTGTGGCGCACTTTACAGAAGCAAAGAAGTTTGAGTGCCAGGTCCAGCGCCCCATGCTGGCTTGGACGCTCACAACGGGAATTCTCCTTTtttgactaggactcggttatttcgacccctagacgcccccaactcatataaaagccaacctaaacctatttttgaagAGGGGGAACGGATTTAAAGGAAGAGGAGAGGCACAAGACACGAAAAAGcgaggatttgatcaattcttccatccctttcctagtattcattgattttatgtttgaaaatacaatttttgatgattgtatgaacatgagtggctaagaaccctattgttctagggtcatgggtatacatgaatgttgatgtttgaagtttaaattgacgaagttgattttatcatattgggttatttatttaattctattttaaattattttgctgagtagctaacagtgaaatactatctacgaatctagagttgaactcgaaagtgggaactctagattgcatatagaattaaatagagtaagttcttaaacccgggcatcggggaacggattcgcaattaggatagacatatacctaattgccttactcggttgcaatacaggaattgtaaatgcgttcttgttaaacttaattccatagacatataggtattaagttagcttgaataggcgagtaaggactcgacagatgcttacgagtaatatcaaccctgtgaatcaacaatacagataaatcaattagttactttaaactaagaatgcaacatgattgttagataacccgtgaccctggaatattatatcctattgattgttattcaaaactatttaagtgttgtgtttgattcttagcaattcattacttgatagcctttaggtagtaatttagaaaattatatattttgtcagaaatattttgaatcgataagctattcgagtttgaattagtcaaaagttaatcataagtctttgtGGGAatgatactttattcactactttattacttgacgaccacgtatacttgcgtgagtgtgtttggtcccgacacttcacccagtgaccattgactcggaatacctcatcatttttgttcttcaagtccgaagcaccaaaaggtgtcacacctacAATTTTAAAGGGATCATTCCACTTAGATTTCAGCTTTTCGGGAAACATTTTcaaccgtgagttgaacaacaaaacaagatcgcccaccttgaactccttgttccgaaGGTAATTGTCATGTAGGtacttcatcttttctttgtacatgGACGAACTTGCATGTGCATGGTACctgaactcatccaattcattcaaatgtgcaacccgcaagttagcgacTGCATCTCAATCAAGATTCAACATCTTTAAAGCCcatatggctttgtgctcaaggtataccggaagatgacaagcttttccaaacaccaaaaggtatggagacatcccgataggagttttgaatgcagtccgataagcccatagtgcatcatcaagcttctttgaccaatccgtccgattaacattcactgttttggacaagatactctttatctttCGGTTGGACACtttcacttgaccgctagcttgtggatgatagggagtcataacttcgtgagtgacaccatacttgccaagcaaagtgtcaaaagccttatTGTAAAAGTGTGagccccatcgcttatgatagcctacggagtaccaaatcttgtgaaaatattcttcttcaagaatggcaccacacttctcgcttcattgttgggtagagcaatggcgtcaacccatttagacacataatcaaccgcgaccaagatgtaggtgtttccacaggaactcacaaaaggacccataaagtcaataccccacacatcaaagatgtcaatctctaaaatggtagtgagaggcatttcattcttcttcaagATTCCACAGGCccattggcattcatcacatcttttcaccatatcacttgcatctttgtaaagagtgggccaatagaaaccgcaacttagcactttggttgccgttcttgctccgccatggtgaccaccataaggcgaagaatggcaagcctcaagaataacattttgctctTCATCCAGTACACATCTTCTAGTTACACCATCcatacaaatccggaaaaggtatggctcatcccaataataatcttgacaataccATTTGAGCTTCTTATTTGAAGAGAAATCATCtaggatgattccacacacaaggaagtttgctagatcctCAAACCATggaacctccttcattgaaatagccaagagttgctctcCGGGGaatgagtcattgatttcaaggccatcatgcggcctcccctcctcctctaaACGAGACAAGTGacccgccacttgattttcactcccttttagatcttggatatcaatatcaaactcttgcaataataTCCCCCATCTCATCAACTGAGATTTTGAATATTTCTTTCTCATAAGATAGAGAAGTAtcgcatgatccgtatgaacaataacctttgcacccatcaagtatgggcggaacttctcaattgcaaacacaatggcaaagaGATCTTTCTATGTAatggtgtaattgacttgggcatcattcatggtcttactagcatagtagaccagatgaaaaaccttgttgatacgttgccagAAAATTGCTCCAatcgctacatcactagcatcgcacatgagctcaaaaggaatactccaattaggagcggtgataataggagtggttgtcaacttgaactttagcaattcaaaggcttttatgcaatcatcattgaagtgaaacttagcagCTTTCTCTAAGAGCTTGCATAATGGGTttaccactttagaaaaatcctttatgaagcgcCGGTAGAACCCTGCGTGACCCAAGAAATTTCGCAtgcctttcaccgaagttggaggtggaagtttagaaatctctaaacttccacctctatctttgccttgtcgacctctatgccattctttgaaatcttgtggccaaggacaatgccttcctcgaccatgaaatgacatttctcccaattcaacaccaagttcatttcttcacaccttgccaatactctatccaaatttgccaaacaatcatcaaaggaatccccgactatcgagaagtcatccatgaagacttcaaggtagtcctctaccatatccataaagattgccatcatacacctttaaaAAGTCGccagtgcattgcataagccaaatggaattcgcttgaaagcaaaagtgccatagggacaagtgaaagttattttatcttgatcttccggggcaaaaaggatttggttgtagcccgaatattcatctagaaagcaatagaaagaacggtcggccaacctatcaagcatttgatcaaggaagggaagtggaaaatgatcctttcttgtgactttgttaagcttgcaatagtccatacacactctccacccgatcaccgttcttgtgggaatcaactcattcttgtgaTTGGTGACCATTGTTATgacccccttctttgggacacattacaccggagaagtccacgaactattcgaaatggggtagacaactccgacatccaaccatttgataatctcctttttgaccacgtcttgcatagcttcgttgagtctcctttgatgttcaataaatggtttggcatcttcctccaagttcATCTTGTGCATGAAAAATatggggcttattccccgaatatcctcccaagtccatccaatagccttcttcctcttgtggagaaCCGCCAATGTGGAGTCAATCTGTACggtagtcaaacaagaggaaagaataaccggtaaagtagaacaagggccaagaaattcatacctaagATGTTTAGGCAATGTCTtgaactccaaggtaggaggctctttaattgaaggctttgtaggaggatttttcctattctcaagatccaagaaaaattttcggggtgcatagttgtacgaccccattccttgcatagaattcacacattccatgaagccatccatctcgtcatcatcaaagttgagcaagacggcctccaacatatcacccgcattaatcgtggcacttgtatcatcaataatcacatcggccaccaagtccacgaaagaacacacttcattgcaaTTTGTTTGCcacatagatttgcacacgtggaacaccaccttttcatcacctacacggaaagtgagttctccggcttccatATCAACAAGAGACTTCCCTGTGGCAAGGAAAGCTcatccaagaataatcggcacctcatagtctatttcacaatcaagaataataaaatccaccggaagaatgaacttatcaacacgaactaaTACATCTTCAAAcactcccaacggtctcttcattgtactatcggccatttgtaatctcatagatatgggtcttggttgcccaattcccaaggtcttgaaaaccaaatagggcatcaaattgatactttccccaagatAACAAAAATCTTTAGCAAACTCGACACTTCCagtggtacaagggattgtgaaagcaccgagGTCTTCTAATTTAGGAGCCATCAAATGCACAATCGCACTCACTTTATGAGTgaccttgatagtttcaaaattcatcgaccgcttctttgtcaccaagtctttCATAAATTTTGCATAACCAAGCATttgctccaaggcttcaactaatggcacatttatcgagagactcttcatcatgtcaatgaactttttgaattgattctcgccattttgcttggcgagcctttgaggatatggaggaggtggcttaggcaatggtgccttatccttttgcactaccggttccggtatgtaaataacatgatccctagacgggttcacttcctcttgagtctcttccacagtgTCATCAATAGCAATCcacacttcatcatttgcttgcaccacattgtttaggatctcctcttcttctaccacttgctcatcatccacaagttgtctttgacttgaggtgggtgcattcccacctcttctacttcttgtagtaatggccatggcatgccccgtattgttcccaccctttcggttcaccaccatgtcacttggtagtgcccccttagatgagaatttaaagcttgagagatttatcCCATTTGCATTTCTAAGTTACGGATCGaggtgttgtgtgaagcaagttgagcATTGGAATcgacattcttctccatcatttgctaaAAAAGTTTCTCAATACTGCCCATtttattgttggaagaactaggaccatgggaaggataaggaggtgagttgctcggttgttgatacatcggggcctttgaaaacccgacccccaatttccttgattattattccacccgccttgattgttgcctcccccattgccttggttattgttgttatgccaatttctTTGATTATTGCTTCCAGACCAATTCCTTGactgttgttgttattccaattgctttgattgtttccaccactccaattaccttatTTGTGAGAATtctaattaccttgattattttgaggtctccattgttgttggctagggctttggtagttgtttctttgcccttgaaagttgttcatatATTGGACCTCCTATTCTtagtcattgtaagattcatcttgatcaaatccactatcatcttgcacaaaattgtccactctttgttgcacttgtggacttttTGTTCTTCGCTTGCTCACAATCATACctactccctccattgcattaacttgcctcgggttttgcacttgttgaagttgagcctttgccaattggttcatggtggtagtcaactaggctatggcttgtccatgatcatgcaactctttgtgaaggtgactCACATTagggtcaccttgtggaacattagcccgagattgccacgccgatgaagtatccgccatctcatccaaaatatcacacgtctccgcataaggcgtagtcatgaagttcccaccggcaagttgattcactacacattggttggttgtattgatcccccgattgaaagtttgttgaattatgttttccgtcat of Nicotiana tomentosiformis chromosome 7, ASM39032v3, whole genome shotgun sequence contains these proteins:
- the LOC138895199 gene encoding uncharacterized protein; translation: MVKVQALLARFREWSITHIPREDKAEADSLANLGSSTEIKESESRTVVQLMNSVLDTDGYYKIDSTLAVLHKRKKAIGWTWEDIRGISPIFFMHKMNLEEDAKPFIEHQRRLNEAMQDVLLEKAAKFHFNDDCIKAFELLKFKLTTTPIITAPNWSIPFELMCDASDVAIGAIFWQRINKFRPYLMGAKVIVHTDHAILLYLMRKKYSKSQLMRWGILLQEFDIDIQDLKGSENQVAGHLSRLEEEGRPHDGLEINDSFPGEQLLAISMKEVPWFEDLANFLVCGIILDDFSSNKKLKWYCQDYYWDEPYLFRICMDGVTRRCVLDEEQNVILEACHSSPYVANLRVAHLNELDEFRYHAHASSSMYKEKMKYLHDNYLRNKEFKVGDLVLLFNSRLKMFPEKLKSKWNDPFKIVGVTPFGASDLKNKNDES